Proteins encoded by one window of Limimonas halophila:
- a CDS encoding NADH:ubiquinone oxidoreductase subunit NDUFA12, with amino-acid sequence MRNNVATLLWTRLRGERVGEDEFGNVYYRDRRPRLRKGSLADSDKRWVIFNGEVEASRIPPRWHAWLHHTIDTPPDEGGVRPRQAWEKPHQPNQTMTAAAYRPPGHILRGGKRARGTGDYEPWKPS; translated from the coding sequence ATGCGCAACAACGTGGCGACGCTGCTGTGGACGCGCCTGCGCGGCGAGCGCGTGGGCGAGGACGAATTCGGCAACGTCTACTACCGCGACCGCCGTCCGCGCCTGCGCAAGGGCAGCCTCGCCGACAGCGACAAGCGCTGGGTGATCTTCAACGGCGAGGTGGAGGCCAGCCGCATCCCACCGCGCTGGCACGCCTGGCTGCACCACACCATCGACACTCCGCCGGACGAGGGCGGTGTGCGGCCGCGACAGGCGTGGGAAAAGCCGCACCAGCCCAACCAGACGATGACCGCGGCCGCCTACCGGCCGCCGGGCCACATCCTGCGCGGCGGCAAGCGCGCCCGCGGCACCGGAGATTACGAGCCCTGGAAGCCGTCCTGA
- the accB gene encoding acetyl-CoA carboxylase biotin carboxyl carrier protein, with product MANSELDEEFVRRLSHLLQEADLSEIEFESGDQRVRVARTVQVAAAPAQPAAPAAPGQAESGGAPPQPAESSEPVPEGAVTAPMVGTVYVAPEPGADPFVREGDQVQEGQTLLIVEAMKVMNPLPAPRSGTVRRVIVQDGQPVEFGEPLLVIE from the coding sequence ATGGCGAATTCCGAGTTGGACGAGGAGTTCGTGCGGCGGCTGTCGCACCTGCTCCAGGAAGCGGATCTCAGCGAGATCGAGTTCGAGAGCGGCGATCAACGCGTGCGCGTGGCGCGCACCGTCCAGGTTGCCGCGGCGCCCGCCCAGCCTGCGGCGCCCGCTGCGCCCGGCCAGGCCGAGTCCGGCGGCGCGCCGCCGCAGCCGGCGGAGAGCAGCGAGCCCGTGCCGGAGGGCGCGGTGACCGCGCCGATGGTGGGGACGGTCTACGTGGCGCCCGAACCAGGGGCCGACCCCTTCGTGCGCGAGGGCGATCAGGTGCAGGAGGGCCAGACCCTGCTGATCGTCGAGGCGATGAAGGTGATGAACCCGCTGCCCGCGCCGCGCTCGGGCACGGTTCGCCGTGTCATCGTCCAAGACGGCCAGCCCGTGGAATTCGGCGAACCGCTCCTGGTGATCGAGTAG
- the accC gene encoding acetyl-CoA carboxylase biotin carboxylase subunit, translated as MFEKVLIANRGEIALRIHRACREMGIHTVAVHSTADANAMHVRLADESVCIGPPPSKDSYLNLPAILTAATITGAEAIHPGVGFLSENADFATMVADHGMTFIGPDPHHLRIMGDKVAAKTTMQELGVPVVPGSDGEVTSDSEAFRIADNIGYPVLVKAAAGGGGRGMKVAQTREEMGTALQMARNEARNAFGHDAVYLEKFLGHPRHIEVQILADRYGNVVHLGERDCSLQRRHQKLVEEGPSPALNAEQRAWIGNVAADAARRMGYEGAGTFEFLYEDGEFFFIEMNTRLQVEHPVSEAITGVDIVREQIRVAAGHALSFSQDDVHINGHAIECRINAEDPRTFAPSPGLVKDYHAPGGPAVRVDSAMYGGYRIPPHYDSLIAKLIVHGQTRNEALMRLRRALEEYVIEGVSTTIPLHRAVIQEPDFIDGAYDIHWLQRYVDKQSS; from the coding sequence ATGTTCGAGAAGGTCCTGATCGCCAACCGCGGCGAGATCGCCCTGCGCATCCACCGGGCCTGCCGCGAGATGGGCATCCACACGGTGGCGGTTCATTCCACCGCCGACGCCAACGCCATGCACGTGCGCCTGGCGGACGAGAGCGTGTGCATCGGCCCGCCGCCGAGCAAGGACAGCTACCTGAACCTGCCGGCCATTCTCACGGCGGCGACGATCACGGGCGCCGAGGCCATCCATCCCGGGGTCGGCTTCCTCTCGGAAAACGCCGACTTCGCCACGATGGTCGCCGACCACGGCATGACCTTCATCGGCCCGGACCCGCACCACCTGCGGATCATGGGCGACAAGGTCGCCGCCAAGACGACGATGCAGGAACTCGGGGTTCCCGTGGTGCCGGGCTCGGACGGCGAGGTGACCAGCGATTCCGAGGCCTTCCGCATCGCCGACAACATCGGCTACCCGGTGCTGGTAAAGGCCGCCGCCGGCGGCGGCGGGCGCGGCATGAAGGTCGCCCAAACGCGCGAGGAGATGGGCACCGCGCTGCAGATGGCGCGCAACGAGGCGCGCAACGCCTTCGGTCACGACGCCGTCTACCTGGAGAAGTTCCTCGGCCATCCGCGCCACATCGAGGTGCAGATCCTCGCCGACCGATACGGCAACGTCGTGCACCTGGGCGAGCGCGACTGCTCCCTTCAGCGCCGCCACCAGAAGCTCGTGGAGGAAGGCCCCTCCCCGGCCCTCAACGCCGAGCAGCGCGCCTGGATCGGCAACGTGGCGGCGGACGCCGCCCGGCGCATGGGCTACGAGGGTGCCGGAACCTTCGAGTTCCTCTACGAGGACGGCGAGTTCTTCTTCATCGAGATGAACACCCGCCTGCAGGTGGAGCACCCGGTCAGCGAGGCCATCACGGGCGTGGACATCGTGCGCGAGCAGATCCGCGTCGCCGCCGGGCACGCGCTGAGCTTCAGCCAGGACGACGTGCACATCAACGGCCACGCCATCGAGTGCCGCATCAACGCCGAGGACCCCCGCACCTTCGCGCCCTCGCCCGGCCTGGTGAAGGACTACCACGCGCCGGGCGGCCCCGCCGTGCGCGTCGACAGCGCCATGTACGGCGGCTACCGCATTCCGCCGCACTACGACAGCCTGATCGCCAAGCTCATCGTCCACGGCCAGACGCGCAACGAGGCGCTGATGCGCCTGCGCCGGGCGCTGGAGGAATACGTCATCGAAGGCGTATCGACGACGATCCCGCTGCACCGGGCAGTCATCCAGGAGCCGGATTTCATCGACGGCGCCTACGACATCCACTGGCTGCAGCGCTACGTGGACAAGCAGAGCAGCTGA
- a CDS encoding septation protein A produces the protein MQQSRGPAWVRPVVDYGPLVAFFAAYMTHGLFVATAVIVAVTVAGLGLSVATTRTVPTLPLITAVIVTVFGGLTLWLNDPAFIKMKPTIVEALFASVLAGGLVFDKPLLRPVLGMALPWSLTHRGWTVLTARWAAFFASLAVLNEIVWRTQPTDVWVTFKVFGLLALTLGFAVLQVPLLTRYRVEDEQEA, from the coding sequence ATGCAACAGTCCCGGGGCCCCGCGTGGGTGCGGCCGGTGGTGGATTACGGCCCGCTCGTGGCCTTCTTCGCCGCCTACATGACGCACGGGCTGTTTGTGGCCACCGCCGTCATCGTGGCTGTCACCGTGGCCGGGCTGGGCCTGTCGGTGGCGACGACGCGCACCGTGCCCACGCTGCCGCTCATCACTGCCGTGATCGTCACGGTTTTCGGCGGCCTGACGCTGTGGCTCAACGATCCCGCCTTCATCAAGATGAAGCCGACGATCGTGGAGGCCCTGTTCGCCAGCGTGCTGGCCGGCGGGCTGGTGTTCGACAAGCCGCTGCTGCGCCCCGTGCTGGGTATGGCGCTGCCGTGGAGCCTCACCCACCGCGGCTGGACGGTGCTGACGGCGCGCTGGGCGGCGTTCTTCGCCTCGCTGGCGGTGCTGAACGAGATCGTCTGGCGCACCCAGCCCACGGACGTCTGGGTGACCTTCAAGGTCTTCGGCCTGCTGGCGCTGACGCTCGGTTTCGCCGTGCTGCAGGTGCCGCTGCTCACCCGCTACCGCGTCGAGGACGAGCAGGAAGCCTAG
- the mlaD gene encoding outer membrane lipid asymmetry maintenance protein MlaD, which yields MRRNVIETVMGAAVLLVAIVFVVMAFSATGVSTTNGYRVTATFDNAAGLTNGTPVRMAGVKIGSVVKQRLDPETYFAKVALQIDSDVKLPQDTSARVVPDGLLGSNFVLLEPGGAREMIEPGGAITHTQGAVNIVDMVTRMFFSNQGGGSGGAKQQGGGDSGGDNPFLSE from the coding sequence ATGCGGCGCAACGTTATCGAAACCGTCATGGGCGCGGCCGTGCTGCTGGTGGCCATCGTGTTCGTGGTGATGGCCTTCAGCGCCACCGGCGTGTCCACCACCAACGGCTACCGCGTCACCGCGACCTTCGACAACGCAGCCGGCCTGACCAACGGGACGCCGGTGCGCATGGCCGGCGTGAAGATCGGCAGCGTGGTCAAGCAGCGGCTCGATCCCGAGACCTACTTCGCCAAGGTCGCGCTCCAGATCGATTCCGACGTCAAGCTGCCGCAGGACACCTCGGCGCGCGTCGTTCCCGACGGTCTGCTGGGCAGCAACTTCGTCCTGCTGGAGCCGGGCGGCGCCCGCGAGATGATCGAGCCGGGCGGCGCGATCACGCACACCCAGGGCGCCGTGAACATTGTGGACATGGTCACGCGCATGTTCTTCTCGAACCAGGGCGGCGGCTCCGGTGGCGCCAAGCAGCAGGGCGGCGGTGACTCGGGCGGGGACAACCCCTTCCTGAGCGAGTAA
- the aat gene encoding leucyl/phenylalanyl-tRNA--protein transferase gives MELTPDLLLRAYAVGIFPMAESRRDPDVHWIDPELRGVIPLESFHVPRRLRRRVRRGEFTVTADTAFDRVIAGCAAPGPERPDTWINPTIERLYSELAEMGFAHSVECWRDGELVGGLYGVALGGAFFGESMFATVSEASKVALVHLVIRLCKGRFVLLDTQFNTPHLSQFGAVEIRRDQYRHLLAKAVPVPATFPRAIRQADVEAFLAGRHGNERFGAVRTVPGG, from the coding sequence ATGGAGCTGACACCGGACCTCCTGCTTCGGGCCTACGCGGTCGGCATCTTCCCCATGGCGGAAAGCCGCCGCGACCCGGACGTCCATTGGATTGATCCGGAGTTGCGCGGCGTCATTCCGCTGGAGAGCTTTCACGTGCCCCGGCGCCTGCGGCGGCGCGTGCGCCGGGGGGAATTCACCGTCACTGCCGACACCGCCTTCGACCGGGTCATCGCGGGCTGCGCCGCGCCCGGCCCGGAGCGCCCCGACACCTGGATCAACCCAACGATCGAGCGCCTCTACTCCGAACTGGCGGAGATGGGCTTCGCCCATTCCGTCGAATGCTGGCGCGACGGGGAGTTGGTGGGCGGCCTCTACGGCGTCGCGCTCGGCGGGGCGTTCTTCGGCGAGTCGATGTTCGCCACCGTCAGCGAGGCCAGCAAGGTTGCGCTTGTCCACCTCGTCATCCGCTTGTGCAAGGGGCGCTTCGTGCTGCTGGACACGCAGTTCAACACGCCCCACCTGTCGCAGTTCGGCGCGGTGGAAATCCGCCGCGACCAGTACCGGCACCTGCTGGCGAAGGCGGTGCCGGTGCCCGCGACCTTCCCGCGCGCGATCCGGCAGGCGGACGTCGAGGCCTTCCTCGCGGGGCGCCACGGCAACGAACGCTTCGGCGCCGTGCGCACGGTGCCCGGCGGATGA
- the aroQ gene encoding type II 3-dehydroquinate dehydratase translates to MVLNGPNLNLLGQREPGVYGGDTLATIEALCHDRARAHGLAVDFHQSNHEGELVELVHAAGARCRGIVVNAGAYTHTSVALLDALRAVRLPVVEVHLSNVFQRESFRHHSYIAPVALGVISGFGKDGYAFAIDALAARTREERNT, encoded by the coding sequence ATGGTCCTCAATGGACCCAATCTGAACCTCTTGGGTCAGCGCGAGCCGGGTGTCTACGGCGGCGACACCCTGGCGACGATCGAGGCGCTGTGCCACGACCGGGCGCGGGCGCACGGGCTCGCGGTGGACTTCCACCAGTCGAACCACGAAGGCGAGTTGGTCGAGCTGGTGCACGCGGCCGGCGCACGGTGCCGCGGCATCGTCGTCAACGCCGGCGCCTACACCCACACCTCGGTGGCGCTGCTGGACGCGCTCCGCGCGGTGCGGCTGCCGGTGGTGGAGGTTCACCTGTCCAACGTCTTCCAGCGCGAGAGCTTCCGGCACCACTCCTACATCGCGCCCGTCGCGCTCGGCGTGATCAGCGGCTTCGGCAAGGACGGCTACGCCTTCGCGATCGACGCGCTCGCGGCGCGCACGCGCGAGGAAAGGAACACCTGA
- a CDS encoding DUF2155 domain-containing protein, which produces MIRPARAVAGIAAALLVAAAAPAAAIEADVVVLKGLDKITARTSTFKVPVGGTRTFGTLKITARHCWKTPPEKPPQRKAFLEIVDNRPDQPAEEVFSGWMFSTKPALSALEHPVYDVWVIDCTVTDGSNGAAPEKGSAG; this is translated from the coding sequence ATGATCCGCCCCGCCCGCGCGGTCGCCGGCATCGCGGCGGCGCTGCTCGTGGCCGCGGCCGCGCCCGCCGCCGCGATCGAGGCCGACGTCGTCGTGCTGAAGGGATTGGACAAGATCACCGCGCGCACTTCGACCTTCAAGGTGCCGGTGGGCGGCACGCGCACCTTCGGCACGCTCAAGATCACCGCGCGCCACTGCTGGAAGACGCCGCCGGAAAAGCCGCCGCAGCGCAAGGCCTTCCTGGAGATCGTGGACAACCGCCCGGACCAGCCCGCCGAAGAGGTTTTCAGCGGCTGGATGTTCTCCACCAAGCCCGCGCTCTCGGCGCTGGAGCACCCGGTTTACGACGTCTGGGTGATCGACTGCACCGTGACCGATGGAAGCAACGGCGCCGCCCCAGAGAAGGGCAGCGCCGGGTGA